The Hevea brasiliensis isolate MT/VB/25A 57/8 chromosome 9, ASM3005281v1, whole genome shotgun sequence nucleotide sequence CTAAGCTTGGGTTGGAGTCTGGGATATATAATCATATATGGACTTCTTTAATTTATCATATTCATGAATCTAGGTTAGTTTCAGAGATACCAGATTCGCTCATCCCTACCGTGATCTAAGCTACGTGTTCCAATTTGCGGGATTTTTGCATTCCAAATCACTAGATTTGGGTTGCCAAAATAGGGGTTTCTATGAAAGATGAAAAGAAAAAGGAGAATGAAAAGAAGGAAGATAAACTGAGATGAAAAAGCGACAACCATGCTCAGGAGAAGAAAAAGAAGCAGTGATGCAAGAAGAATAAGAAATAGAAATGAGCAAGAAAAAATTAAATGGAACTCTTGAGTGGGGTTAGCTGGTTAGATGAGACCTTGGGGGAGTAATATGCAATAACGCCTCTTGACTAATTGACTGTTGGAAATGTGGGAGTTCTTAGGAAATACAAACACtagtaattattaataatattttttaattatttaaaattatttttattgaacaaataataataataataataataataataataataatgaattttGAATAACTTTTTTGTCAtgtaaaaaaaaactaattattcATATCAAAACaatatttttatcttttataaatatattatgctaaataaaattaaaaatgaattatgCAACATAAATATAATTCAAGTACTAAATAAATATAATTCGTGTACCTCAAACAAAATTGGAGTACCAACTAAGTTACCTTTTACATACTTGTATTTCATTAAGTGGCGTACCACATATCATGCCCTGAATGTATCACGCTCTAGGTAACTATGGTTAGTTTTGTGTGTGGAAAAAGTGTAGATTTCAAATACCTTGTGacaggttttatttcaaattcatttcaaatgagttctcaattACATTCATGACTCGTGAGTCTAGTTTTTGTTTGTGAATTTTTCAATCTAACAAATTAAAGAATGGGCTAACTTTCCCTTCATATTACTTGAACCAACGCAACGTCATTTATATCCAAACATAGCATTAGATTGTTTTGTTACTTTTATGGCATATGCACCTATTTATCTTAAATGACATTGTAAGTTGTGCAGGTGTTCCATGGACTGAAGAGGAGCATAGGATGTTTCTATTTGGCCTGCAGAAGCTTGGCAAAGGCGATTGGCGTGGAATTGCACGCAGTTATGTTATATCAAGGACACCTACTCAGGTGGCCAGTCATGCTCAAAAATATTTCATCAGGCAAACCAATGTTTCTAGGAGGAAAAGACGGTCCAGCCTGTTTGATATAGTAGCTGATGAAGTAAGCACCTTGTTTTTTCCCacctcctatatatatatatatatatatatatttttttttttttttgctgcctTTCTATACTAATGAAAAGATCATGCATGTGCCAACACACTTGTGCTTGATTTAAAAACTATTACATATTGTTTCTTCATTGCTATGGAATAAAGGCATAGATAACATAATTAGATGAGTCAGTTAATTTTTGGTTGAGCATAGAGGAACAAATTCTGTTTCCTTGGACATTAACCTGGATAATTCTATATTATTATGGTCCTTATCCGGGTACTGAGGATATACCCTTTTTTCTTGTGGAGAGAATTTAATTTTCCTGTGTAAGTAATTATCTGATTCAACTAACGTTTTCACATAGGAAACTTTGGTTTTTTAGATGCCTCTAAAATGCCATCTGTGTCTTGTCATGATTATGATATTAGTATTTTATTGATAAATATTCATCCTATATTTTCTCATGTTGGTTTTGTGGATATATGGCCACCCCCACAGGCCCACACAacacacaccccccccccccccctccccttcCGCGTCCTTTTTCTGGTCCTTATCTTGTAGTTATCTGATGTATATTTCTTTCTGGCCCTATTGTATTTTGCAGCCAGTTGATACTCCAATGGCATCACAAGACTTCTTGACTGTCAACGATTCTCGGGCTGAAACACATACCGATAATCCTGATCCTTTACCTGCTCCTCCTCCTTTGGAAGAAGAATGTGAATCAATGGATTCCACCAACTCCAATGAGGGAGAAGCCGTTCCTCCAAAGCCAGATAGCTCACAGTCCTTCTACCCAGTTATATACCCAGCTTATTTTCCACCATTCTTCCCATTTTCATTTCCGCTTTGGTCAGGATGTGGTGCAGAGCCAAGTAAAAAGGAGACACATGAGGTTTTCAAGCCAACAGCAGTACATTCAAAAAGCCCAATCAATGTTGATGAGCTGGTTGGCATGTCAAAACTGAGTTTAGGAGAGTCAATTGGTGATGCTGGCCCCTCTTCTCTTTCCCTAAAATTGGTTGAAGGATCATCCAGACAATCTGCTTTCCATGCAAATCCGGGTTCTAATGCTTCAAACATGAACTCAAGCAGTAGTCCAATCCATGCAGTTTAAAGGCAGCTATGGCAGAGATGAGATCGTAGGTTTATCTCAGTGCTGATGAGCTTGAGACACTACCGTTAATACAAGACAATAATGTGCAGTCTGTATTGGGTTCATTTACAATTCGTTTGTGGgatcttttaataaaattttccccCAAAGTATTAGTAGCTTGTTTTAGTTGGTAGCTTCAGGTAGGCTGGCTGTAGCATCTTGTCAGAAATTATTTGAATCTTTAACATCTGTATTAATTTTAAGTTGTATGTTACTATGCTGCTTCTCTCTTGATTTTATAGTGCCAAAATTAGCAGAATGTTGGGTGCACCCTACACCTAGCTGATAGTAGAAGAGTTGCTGACTAAAGTAGTCAAAAGTTATCACGTAGCTTAGTTTGATTACTGTTCTCCATGAACAACATTCCAAGCGCTGGAGTAGTTCAGGCAAAAGGGACTCGCTCATTCAGATACGGTGAAAATCAAGGATTGACCTCGTCGTTAGAGGAGTAGATTGGAATGCCTGCAAGGCCCCCAGTGGCCCGAATTCCCAGACCTTCCTCTCCAATCTTAAACACAGCTTACCATCTATTTGCTTGACAAAGCCATGAACAGCATTATCAATTTCCATACACACGCACACACACAACCAAATCATGAAACAAGAGAAAGCCATTAGTTCCTTGTAGATCTCCACTCTTTGTTTTGCTCAGCTGTGTCTTTTCACTCTTCATATTTCTTGTCCTCTTCACTTCCTATTCTAAAACCTCCAAATCTCTTTGTCATAATAACCAAACCCCTCAATGCAGCAGCTTCCAAACCCTCACTGGAGGAGAGAAGTTCCTCTGGCAAGCATCGCATAGTGGGTTCAGCAACCAGCTATCGGAGTTCAAGAATGGGATACTTATAGTTGGAATTTTGAATAGGTCCCTCCGATTCTTGATCACTATGCTGTTGCTCTTGGTAGTTGCCCTAAATTTAGAGTTTCGGGACCTAAAGAGATTAGGAGATCAGGGTTTCCGTTTGGGATCATGAGATTGAACTGGTTAAAACTGGGAGGTTGGTGGGCTTCTTTCTAGTATCTATAAAGGCAAATGCAGATTTGGATGTTTGCATGTATTCACAATATTTGTTTCATTAATTTGAAAAGGTGTTTGATTTCTCATTTCTGGCTTTTAACTTTTACCTGGATCCGTATTGTGTAGGGTAAAGGAGGGGAAATTAAAGAggaaaaatgaagagaaaagaagagaataaaaattaaatttcttttctaTTGGTTGGATATCATACTAAAATAGAGAAGATAATTTTTCTCCTAATACAATTCTTTATTTGCTATCCTAACAAAGGAAATTAGAGaaattatatttcttttctttacttttcTCTCCAATTTTTCTCAATCCAAACATAGGGTTAATGCTTATAGTGTATTTTGATTAACCGAAGAGTTTTGGTATTGAATACTGGATTTAGATGAGCTTTTTACTTATTTGATTATAACAATGCAATGTTAAATTTGgctcttttttttttgtctataTGACAAAACTGTAGGAGGAAAAGAGAAATTGAAGAAGGTATGGAATCTTCGTTCCTATATTGGTTGGGTATTTGACAATTGAAATGTTCAGGTCAACTAGGACAGACACTCTTATTTTGTTCGGTTGGATATAGGTTTTGTTTTGTAGAATCCCAATAGAAATCTTGGGCCTAAGATGGTTATTCCTCTGTTTACAAAATCAGGTTATTTTTGGTAGAATGTGATGAAATAGAATGTAATGAAATGGTCATTCTAGTCTTTTGCCTGGTTTACaagaatgaaaattaatttaatgtgatgataatttttatttctatatttaATTCATTTGGTGGTGGTGTTGACAATGGCAAGAGTGGTGGCAGTAAGGATCGTGGTGATAGAAGTAAAAAATTAGCAATTAAGCAATCATCATTACACATTCTTTTTGGTATGTAATTGGCATTACAGTtgatgaagtcaaattatatagacatttagaaTTAATATTCAttacattttgttagcatttagtctctttttatatttatttttatgtatttttaagtaATATTTTAGAAAACTTATTAATCCAatccaattctttaatttttatattttatcaggtgtttttatgtagTTCTTGAGTCAAA carries:
- the LOC110656580 gene encoding transcription factor MYBS3, yielding MCVGYKDIVSLLLSLSLSSLWPAKARRIGEGIAIAHLSGQEIRILSDPDSIKNLPSIRSESAMTRRCSHCSHNGHNSRTCPNRGVKLFGVRLTDGSIRKSASMGNLSHYTGSPNPAGAHASGSNNPGSPGGDTPDHGGAADGYASEDFVPGSSSSRERKKGVPWTEEEHRMFLFGLQKLGKGDWRGIARSYVISRTPTQVASHAQKYFIRQTNVSRRKRRSSLFDIVADEPVDTPMASQDFLTVNDSRAETHTDNPDPLPAPPPLEEECESMDSTNSNEGEAVPPKPDSSQSFYPVIYPAYFPPFFPFSFPLWSGCGAEPSKKETHEVFKPTAVHSKSPINVDELVGMSKLSLGESIGDAGPSSLSLKLVEGSSRQSAFHANPGSNASNMNSSSSPIHAV